The genomic window TCAATATATTCTATGAGTTCCGTCAGTTCCTGGAGAATAATCCGGGCTTCATTCTTTTTCAGCAATCCGGTTTCGAAATAAAATAAGATTTGCTGCAAGATACTGGAAACCGTATGATCATTCCATAATTCCACCACATTCTGTTCTTCATATTTTTTCCTTAATTCTTTCGTGTCTAAATTAAAATCGGGTGGCAAAAATTCCAGGAATGGAATAAACACCTGTTTTGCATTCAGCAGATTCATCCAGACATAAATTTTAAACCGCGAGAGCAGGGTGTCCGACAGCGTATAAAAAAACGGGATGTCTTTCGCCGAATAGTAGATCGTCATTCCGTCCGAAAGGGGAAGGTTTTCAAAGATAGCGAGGTTATGCTTAAAAAAGGACTGCAAATCCCCGGTCTCAGTAACGGCTTTTGTTTTCTGTACTAAGATCTGGTGATCCGAAGTCAGAAGCTGATCCAATGAAATCTGATAGTATTTTGCCAGCTCCAGCGCCTCTTCAAAACTGAATTTCGCTTTCAGGGAAGTTCTTCGGTGCGCGGCATCATAACTGATGTTAAGGATGTTGGCGATTTCGTCATTCAATGATTTATCACCTATTTTCCGACGGATCTGTTTAAGTAGAATTTCCTGATGCATGGTTTTTGCGATTTTCACAAAAGTAGGTATTTATTTTAATTTTTTTCCGCATTTGCTTCTGCGTTTTCTGTTGATAATTTTGAGTCAATAATTTTAAAATAATGAATTATGGAAACACGAACTGTATTAATAATGAGTTTTTTACTGATTAATTTTTGTCACGCACAGGATCATGGACAGGTGAAAACTTCCAGAACAAAAGTCTTCGGTTTTTCTCCTTCTAAGAATGTAAAAAATGTTGACGGAATTTTAGTGAAATATTTTGATCAGGAAGGTGAGGGCTTTAAACCTAAAAAGGTAAACGGTTTAGGAATGGGGCTGAATATCATCGGCATTTTTGTACCCGCCCTGCTGCTTTTTAACGTAACGGAGGCGGAGCATTGGAATTTGAAAAGCGATGAAACTGTGG from Chryseobacterium sp. SORGH_AS_0447 includes these protein-coding regions:
- a CDS encoding helix-turn-helix domain-containing protein; the encoded protein is MKIAKTMHQEILLKQIRRKIGDKSLNDEIANILNISYDAAHRRTSLKAKFSFEEALELAKYYQISLDQLLTSDHQILVQKTKAVTETGDLQSFFKHNLAIFENLPLSDGMTIYYSAKDIPFFYTLSDTLLSRFKIYVWMNLLNAKQVFIPFLEFLPPDFNLDTKELRKKYEEQNVVELWNDHTVSSILQQILFYFETGLLKKNEARIILQELTELIEYIEGKTENSPRFRLYENELMHLSNDIFFHHPQQSLFAIPTNMFGYILITDDKTCTETQNYFEHQIKNSKSMNTSGNRDRKIFFNKMYKQIESLGEKLS